In the Helianthus annuus cultivar XRQ/B chromosome 11, HanXRQr2.0-SUNRISE, whole genome shotgun sequence genome, one interval contains:
- the LOC110911640 gene encoding protein PHR1-LIKE 3 isoform X3 yields MYSGIHSIMPLEDFPRPNLVGDPCLVLTTDPKPRLRWTAEFHERFVDAVTQLGGPDKATPKMIMRTMGVKGLTLYHLKSHLQKYRMGKQSCKEFSDNSKEVSCIAESQDMGSSTSSSTRMMPQDLNDGFEVIEALRVQMEIQRILHEQLENFCTGSRSNFGFSAATGALPFFILLISEKSSFVIANSWVPTPLRTIVIVSQIK; encoded by the exons ATGTATTCTGGGATTCACTCCATTATGCCCCTTGAAGACTTCCCCCGCCCCAATTTGGTCGGAGATCCATGTTTGGTCCTGACAACGGATCCGAAGCCCCGGCTCCGGTGGACTGCGGAGTTCCATGAGAGATTTGTGGATGCTGTTACTCAGCTTGGTGGACCTGATA AAGCAACACCAAAAATGATCATGAGAACAATGGGGGTAAAGGGCCTCACTCTCTATCATCTCAAGTCACATCTGCAG AAATACCGAATGGGGAAACAATCATGCAAAGAGTTTTCCGATAACTCTAAAGAAG TATCTTGCATTGCTGAGAGCCAGGACATGGGTTCATCGACGTCATCTTCTACAAGAATGATGCCACAAGACTTAAATGA TGGCTTTGAGGTTATAGAAGCTTTGAGAGTGCAGATGGAAATCCAAAGAATATTGCATGAGCAGCTAGAG AATTTTTGTACGGGATCAAGATCCAATTTCGGGTTTTCAGCAGCTACCGGAGCATTACCATTTTTTATACTCCTGATATCTGAAAAGTCCTCTTTTGTAATTGCAAACTCTTGGGTCCCAACCCCCTTACGTACTATTGTCATTGTATCACAGATAAAATGA